From Pseudoleptotrichia goodfellowii, a single genomic window includes:
- a CDS encoding YebC/PmpR family DNA-binding transcriptional regulator, which produces MAGHSKWANIQHRKGRQDKQRGKAFTRLGKELMIAARIGGGNVDFNPRLRLAIDKAKAANMPKDTIERAIKKGTGELEGVDYIEIRYEGYGPGGIAFLVDVVTDNKNRSASTVRMNFSRNDGNLGETGSVAFMFDRKGIFEFEKGKVDEEKLMEIALEAGAEDVADKENSLVVITDPNDFETVKETLEKEGLKTEEAEITMYPQNEIDITDTETATKILKLYDDLEDNEDVQEIYANFNISDEVLSRIE; this is translated from the coding sequence GTGGCAGGGCACAGTAAATGGGCAAATATCCAACATAGAAAAGGAAGACAGGATAAACAGAGAGGAAAGGCTTTTACAAGATTAGGAAAAGAATTGATGATTGCGGCAAGAATCGGCGGAGGGAATGTGGACTTTAATCCGAGATTAAGACTTGCCATAGATAAAGCCAAAGCGGCGAATATGCCTAAGGATACTATTGAAAGAGCAATAAAAAAAGGAACAGGGGAACTTGAAGGAGTAGATTATATTGAAATAAGATATGAAGGCTACGGACCCGGTGGAATTGCTTTTTTAGTGGATGTAGTTACCGATAATAAAAACAGATCGGCATCGACAGTAAGAATGAATTTTTCGAGAAATGACGGAAACTTGGGAGAAACAGGTTCTGTTGCATTTATGTTTGACAGAAAAGGGATTTTTGAATTTGAAAAAGGAAAAGTTGATGAAGAAAAACTGATGGAAATCGCACTCGAGGCGGGAGCTGAAGATGTAGCAGACAAAGAAAATTCTCTTGTTGTAATAACCGATCCTAATGATTTTGAAACAGTAAAAGAAACGTTGGAAAAAGAGGGTCTAAAGACGGAAGAAGCTGAAATAACGATGTATCCTCAAAATGAGATAGATATTACAGATACGGAAACTGCAACTAAAATATTGAAGTTATACGACGATTTGGAAGATAATGAAGACGTTCAGGAAATATATGCCAACTTTAATATAAGTGATGAAGTTTTGAGTCGGATAGAGTAA
- the murI gene encoding glutamate racemase, which produces MSIGIFDSGVGGLTVLKEIRKVLPNEKIHYLGDTARVPYGEKTKELIVRYSKQITEFLLEQNVDAIVVACNTATSLALEELKETFRVPIIGVVDAGVKTALYTTKNNRIGVIGTKATINSKKYETEIKNKNSAIEVYSKSCPLFVPVIEEGITKGEIVDLVVKMYLEEFKEKIDSLILGCTHYPLLKETIKNLYPNIEIVDPAKETAEDLKKILTDNNLMKNDGEKGKEVRYYVTDGQEKFKEIGTMFLDENIDYVELIKL; this is translated from the coding sequence ATGTCCATCGGAATTTTTGATTCGGGAGTCGGCGGGCTTACGGTTTTAAAAGAGATAAGAAAAGTTTTGCCGAATGAGAAAATACACTATTTAGGAGATACGGCGAGAGTTCCTTACGGTGAAAAAACTAAAGAACTGATAGTGAGATACTCTAAGCAGATTACGGAATTTCTGCTTGAACAGAATGTAGATGCTATTGTAGTCGCATGTAATACTGCGACTTCTTTGGCTTTGGAGGAATTAAAAGAAACTTTCAGAGTGCCGATTATAGGAGTGGTAGATGCCGGAGTAAAAACGGCTCTTTATACTACAAAAAATAATAGAATAGGAGTTATCGGAACTAAAGCCACTATCAACTCGAAAAAATATGAAACTGAAATAAAAAATAAAAACAGTGCAATAGAAGTTTACTCAAAATCGTGTCCGTTATTTGTACCTGTTATTGAAGAGGGAATAACAAAAGGAGAAATAGTCGATTTGGTAGTGAAAATGTATCTTGAAGAATTTAAGGAGAAAATAGATTCTCTTATTTTAGGATGTACTCATTATCCGCTTTTAAAGGAAACGATAAAAAATCTTTATCCGAATATCGAAATTGTAGATCCTGCCAAAGAAACAGCAGAGGATCTCAAAAAAATTCTGACGGATAATAATTTAATGAAAAATGACGGAGAAAAAGGCAAAGAAGTGAGGTATTACGTCACTGACGGACAGGAAAAATTTAAAGAAATAGGAACAATGTTTTTAGACGAAAACATTGATTATGTTGAACTTATAAAATTGTAA
- the nagE gene encoding N-acetylglucosamine-specific PTS transporter subunit IIBC, whose amino-acid sequence MMKYLQKIGKSLMLPVAVLPAAAILLGIGYRLDPVGWGANSSIAAFLIKSGASILDNMGILFAVGIAIGMTKEKDGSSALAGLVGFLVITTLLSKDSVAVLTKVDPNNVPLAFAKMNNGNAFIGILVGIIAGEIYNRFHKTELPMAFAFFSGRRLVPILTATAMLALSPVLFFVWPVIFGALLTFGETFLKLGAVGAGIFGFFNRLLIPLGLHHALNAVFWFDIAGISDIKNFLGGTGTKGITGMYQAGFFPIMMFGLPAAAFAMYQTAKPEKKKQVASLMLAAGVTSFVTGVTEPLEFAFMFVAPVLYFVHAVLTGISLFISALFHWTAGFGFSAGLIDFTLTSGMPMANNSLMLLVQGLVFAVIYYLLFRILIVKFNLMTPGREEDDNKQEMEIRSSNNNHAEVAKIIYEALGGKENVVSIDNCATRLRLEVKDTSAIDDKKIKQVSAGIIKPSKTSAQVVIGPLVEFVAEEMKKF is encoded by the coding sequence ATGATGAAGTATTTGCAAAAAATCGGTAAATCTTTGATGTTACCGGTGGCAGTTTTACCGGCAGCAGCGATTTTATTAGGGATAGGATACAGACTTGATCCTGTAGGTTGGGGAGCTAACAGTTCTATAGCAGCTTTTTTGATTAAGTCGGGAGCCTCTATACTGGATAATATGGGTATTTTATTTGCAGTGGGAATAGCAATAGGAATGACTAAAGAAAAAGACGGTTCATCGGCTTTAGCAGGATTGGTAGGATTTTTGGTTATAACTACTTTATTATCAAAAGATTCAGTAGCAGTTTTAACAAAAGTAGACCCCAATAATGTACCTTTAGCTTTTGCAAAAATGAATAACGGAAATGCTTTTATCGGAATATTAGTAGGAATAATAGCCGGAGAAATATATAACAGGTTTCATAAAACTGAATTGCCTATGGCGTTTGCCTTTTTCAGCGGAAGAAGACTTGTGCCTATATTAACTGCCACAGCAATGCTTGCATTATCACCGGTATTGTTCTTTGTATGGCCTGTAATATTCGGAGCATTATTAACATTCGGAGAAACATTCCTGAAATTGGGAGCTGTAGGAGCGGGGATATTCGGATTCTTTAACAGACTGTTAATACCGTTAGGATTGCACCATGCTTTAAATGCCGTTTTCTGGTTTGATATAGCAGGTATAAGCGATATAAAAAACTTTCTTGGAGGAACGGGAACAAAAGGTATAACGGGAATGTACCAGGCGGGATTCTTCCCTATTATGATGTTCGGATTGCCGGCAGCAGCATTTGCAATGTATCAAACAGCAAAGCCTGAAAAGAAAAAACAGGTAGCTTCATTAATGCTTGCTGCGGGAGTTACTTCGTTTGTTACAGGAGTAACAGAGCCTCTTGAATTTGCATTTATGTTTGTAGCACCTGTACTATATTTTGTACATGCCGTTTTGACAGGAATAAGTTTATTTATATCGGCACTTTTCCATTGGACTGCAGGATTCGGATTCAGTGCGGGACTTATTGACTTTACACTTACTTCGGGAATGCCTATGGCAAATAATTCTTTGATGCTGTTAGTACAGGGATTGGTGTTTGCAGTAATTTATTACTTGTTATTCAGAATATTGATAGTTAAATTTAATCTTATGACACCTGGAAGAGAAGAAGATGATAATAAACAGGAAATGGAAATAAGATCATCGAATAATAATCATGCCGAAGTTGCAAAAATTATATATGAAGCATTAGGCGGAAAAGAAAATGTTGTATCTATTGACAACTGTGCAACAAGATTAAGACTTGAAGTAAAGGATACATCGGCAATAGACGATAAAAAAATAAAACAGGTATCGGCAGGAATAATAAAACCTTCCAAAACAAGTGCTCAGGTAGTTATAGGACCTTTGGTAGAATTTGTTGCGGAAGAAATGAAAAAATTTTAA
- the ruvA gene encoding Holliday junction branch migration protein RuvA: MFEYIFGELTVKKIDYVALDINGLAYKIFISLKTFEALGETGQDEKLYVHTHVKEDDISFYGFKTENERELFKALISTSGVGPKLGLAILSTYNVKDVINIVIESNSKLFTKVPGLGDKKAQKIILDLKDKVKKLNIIETYNENGEISKGNPIVSDTSNTKILLMKEDIKLALESLGYLNADVSKWIKDEEFSQINDIGEAIKSILQKIQNKK, from the coding sequence ATGTTTGAGTATATATTCGGAGAGCTGACAGTAAAGAAAATTGATTATGTGGCTTTGGATATTAACGGACTTGCGTATAAAATATTCATATCGTTAAAAACATTTGAAGCGTTGGGAGAAACAGGACAGGATGAAAAACTTTATGTCCATACCCATGTTAAAGAGGACGATATTTCTTTTTACGGATTTAAGACGGAAAACGAAAGAGAACTTTTTAAGGCTTTAATAAGCACAAGCGGTGTAGGACCTAAGTTGGGACTTGCCATTTTGTCTACGTATAATGTAAAAGATGTTATAAATATTGTTATTGAGAGTAATTCAAAATTGTTCACGAAAGTTCCGGGACTGGGAGATAAAAAAGCTCAGAAAATAATACTGGATCTGAAAGATAAAGTTAAAAAGCTGAACATAATAGAAACATATAACGAAAACGGCGAAATTTCCAAAGGAAATCCGATAGTTTCGGATACGTCAAATACGAAAATACTGTTAATGAAAGAAGATATAAAACTGGCATTGGAATCATTGGGATATTTGAATGCCGATGTTTCCAAATGGATAAAAGATGAAGAGTTTTCACAAATAAATGATATAGGAGAAGCTATTAAATCTATATTGCAAAAAATTCAAAATAAAAAATAA